The following are encoded together in the Gammaproteobacteria bacterium genome:
- a CDS encoding ferritin-like domain-containing protein, whose product MTAEPHELPEADFLSEVHSFDFWFQAVEGYLLDTEHGRDAALTDAPMEEVQRENLISTLCNYCVGETAALEASSGMIGYAPDRCIKIFLATQVVDEGRHLEVFLHRLSELGVADPDSEILRRANPALLKFKEQLLEYVDSRDWEAAVFAQNIILESLEFTVFGAHAQTADPITQQVLLGVVKDERRHMGFGENDLGRRLALTPHLRPRLKKIKRRMDMLVMETFAGTLRDTGASAEDQARFTSNYLATVARLGVDL is encoded by the coding sequence ATGACAGCGGAACCCCATGAGCTGCCAGAGGCCGATTTCCTCAGCGAAGTGCACTCTTTCGACTTCTGGTTCCAGGCAGTTGAAGGTTATTTGCTGGATACGGAGCATGGGCGCGATGCCGCATTGACGGACGCGCCCATGGAGGAAGTTCAGCGGGAAAACCTGATAAGCACGCTGTGCAACTACTGCGTGGGAGAAACTGCCGCACTGGAAGCCTCCAGCGGCATGATCGGCTACGCACCCGACCGATGCATAAAGATTTTCCTGGCGACCCAGGTCGTGGACGAGGGTCGCCACCTGGAGGTTTTTCTGCACCGTCTGAGTGAGCTGGGTGTGGCCGACCCGGATAGCGAAATCCTGCGGCGCGCCAATCCCGCGCTGTTGAAATTCAAGGAGCAGCTGCTCGAATACGTCGACAGCCGTGACTGGGAGGCTGCCGTATTTGCCCAGAACATCATCCTGGAATCCCTGGAGTTCACCGTTTTCGGCGCCCATGCGCAGACCGCCGACCCGATAACACAACAGGTTCTGCTGGGTGTTGTCAAAGATGAAAGGCGGCATATGGGCTTCGGTGAAAATGACTTGGGTCGCAGGCTGGCACTCACGCCACACCTGCGTCCCCGCCTGAAGAAGATAAAGCGCCGGATGGATATGCTGGTGATGGAAACCTTCGCAGGCACTCTGCGTGATACAGGTGCATCGGCGGAAGACCAGGCCCGATTTACCAGCAACTACCTGGCGACTGTCGCCAGGCTGGGAGTGGACCTGTGA
- a CDS encoding respiratory nitrate reductase subunit beta gives MVFDLNKCLGCQTCTISCKRQWTRDEGMDNQWWAVVNTMPGKGTPKNWEGMGGGWNEKGEPNPSRIPLRDEYGDAWTFNKEEIFYGGKGKESHLKPVNAKGEAPDWGPNWDEDEGGGEYPNSHFFYLPRICNHCTHPACLEACPRGAIYKRDEDGIVLVNDKQCKGFRFCMEACPYKRIYYNHVRDVAQKCIFCFPRIEKGVAPACARQCPGRLRFVGYLDDENGPIHKLVHKWKVALPLHEEHGTQPNVYYVPPLSPPSVDINGKVDLSKPRIPLDYLQGLFGPRVEEVLAVLQAEKEKKAKGLPSELMDTLIVYKWPEDIFPDFVQDPAQL, from the coding sequence ATGGTATTCGACCTGAACAAGTGCCTCGGTTGCCAGACCTGCACGATATCCTGCAAGCGCCAGTGGACCCGCGACGAGGGCATGGACAACCAGTGGTGGGCGGTGGTCAACACCATGCCCGGCAAGGGTACGCCGAAGAACTGGGAAGGCATGGGCGGCGGCTGGAACGAGAAAGGGGAACCCAATCCCAGCCGGATTCCGCTGCGTGACGAGTATGGGGATGCCTGGACGTTCAACAAGGAGGAGATCTTCTACGGCGGCAAGGGCAAGGAGAGCCACCTCAAACCGGTCAACGCCAAGGGCGAGGCACCTGACTGGGGGCCGAATTGGGACGAGGACGAGGGCGGTGGCGAATATCCCAACTCACACTTCTTCTACCTGCCGCGCATCTGCAACCACTGCACCCACCCCGCCTGCCTGGAAGCCTGCCCCCGGGGTGCGATCTACAAGCGCGACGAAGACGGCATCGTCCTGGTCAACGACAAGCAGTGCAAGGGATTCCGCTTCTGCATGGAGGCCTGTCCCTACAAGCGGATCTACTACAACCATGTCCGTGACGTGGCGCAGAAGTGCATCTTCTGCTTCCCGCGGATCGAAAAGGGCGTCGCCCCGGCCTGCGCCCGCCAGTGCCCCGGCCGCCTGCGCTTCGTCGGCTACCTGGACGACGAGAACGGACCGATCCACAAGCTGGTGCACAAATGGAAGGTCGCCCTGCCCCTGCACGAGGAGCATGGCACCCAGCCGAACGTCTACTACGTCCCGCCGCTGTCGCCGCCGAGTGTGGACATCAACGGCAAGGTGGATCTCTCCAAGCCCCGCATACCGCTCGACTATCTGCAGGGCCTGTTCGGCCCCCGTGTCGAGGAAGTGTTGGCGGTATTGCAGGCCGAGAAGGAGAAAAAGGCCAAGGGACTGCCCTCCGAACTGATGGACACCCTGATCGTCTACAAGTGGCCCGAGGACATCTTCCCCGATTTCGTCCAGGACCCCGCCCAACTTTGA
- a CDS encoding sulfotransferase, with protein MNTADPGFDISSLPDVELTEAALLGAARAKTGLSDFGDEADWKEGFTLLLQGLNEEAMLNKVGRIIAFGEMLRHLENRLRVTDDIARHPEILQVKIEKPVFVMGLPRTGSTILHDLLAQDPDNRVPMTWECNYMSPPPEAATYDSDPRIADCEAHLERTAQALIPEFQAIHEMGARLAQECLMLNAFDFKSQIFSNQFWVPTYQRWVENTDNLSVYRTHKRQLQYMQWKNPRSRWVLKSTSYFWGLDAILAIYPDARIVMTHRDPIKLIASHCSLISMACGMGSDTVDQKQVGEFWSVTWENAMRKFVEFRQAGKASEVFDMHFSELVKDQVGMVERIYAHFDLPLPTSTKQRMHDFIANHPKERHGTHHYKLEQFGLDPAQERKRYRFYQEYFHVADEA; from the coding sequence GTGAACACCGCCGACCCTGGTTTCGATATTTCCTCGCTGCCCGACGTGGAATTGACTGAAGCTGCCCTGCTGGGAGCCGCCCGCGCCAAGACCGGCCTGTCCGACTTCGGCGACGAGGCGGACTGGAAAGAGGGCTTCACGCTACTGCTGCAGGGGCTGAACGAAGAGGCCATGCTCAACAAGGTCGGGCGCATCATCGCCTTCGGCGAAATGCTGCGCCACCTGGAAAACCGGCTGCGGGTCACTGACGACATCGCGCGTCATCCGGAAATCCTGCAGGTGAAGATCGAGAAGCCGGTCTTCGTGATGGGCCTGCCGCGCACCGGGTCCACGATCCTTCACGATCTGCTGGCCCAGGATCCGGACAACCGGGTGCCGATGACCTGGGAATGCAACTACATGTCGCCCCCCCCGGAGGCGGCCACCTACGACTCCGATCCCCGTATCGCGGACTGCGAAGCGCATCTGGAACGGACCGCCCAGGCCCTGATCCCGGAATTCCAGGCCATCCACGAGATGGGGGCCCGGCTGGCGCAGGAATGCCTGATGCTCAATGCCTTCGATTTCAAGAGCCAGATCTTCTCCAACCAGTTCTGGGTGCCCACCTACCAGCGCTGGGTGGAGAACACCGACAACCTGTCTGTGTATCGCACCCACAAGCGCCAGCTCCAGTATATGCAGTGGAAGAATCCCCGGTCGCGCTGGGTGCTGAAGAGCACCAGCTATTTCTGGGGTCTGGACGCGATACTTGCGATTTATCCGGATGCCCGGATCGTGATGACCCATCGCGACCCGATCAAACTGATCGCCTCGCACTGCTCGCTGATATCCATGGCCTGCGGCATGGGCAGCGACACCGTGGACCAGAAGCAGGTTGGCGAGTTCTGGAGCGTCACCTGGGAAAACGCCATGCGCAAGTTCGTCGAATTCCGCCAGGCCGGCAAGGCCTCGGAGGTGTTCGACATGCATTTCTCCGAGTTGGTGAAGGACCAGGTAGGCATGGTCGAGCGGATCTACGCTCATTTCGATCTGCCCCTGCCGACCAGCACCAAACAGCGAATGCACGACTTCATCGCCAACCATCCGAAGGAAAGGCACGGCACCCACCACTACAAACTGGAGCAGTTCGGCCTGGACCCGGCGCAGGAGCGCAAGCGCTACCGCTTCTACCAGGAGTACTTCCACGTCGCCGACGAGGCGTGA
- a CDS encoding peptidase domain-containing ABC transporter encodes MRTGAGLIQRLVAVVIERLPHGSTPRAARLALPGSLSLEDTSWLLSSFCLLHRIAFHPALFAQRYPPPVSRTMIQGAAAELGLECEFRSCGLETALAWKLPLAVWLHPAEAGDAAAPGLALLLNADENRVALLERGVEAPATVQIRELRQRYLGAACACWPHLKDVIDPDGIGRNDSRFGLRWFVPELLRHKRVWRDVLAGSLALQLMGLTLPLFTQVIIDKVVVHRTQSTLIALGIAMAVFLLFNGLLSWVRQYLILHTGQRIDAVLAATVFDKLFRLPLRYFRHRPTGVISARLQGIETVREFITSAGVSVALDLPFLLIFVGIMFWYSVPLTLLVLAIVSLVSVLNLLVAPLFHERLNRQFRCGAANQAFLTEYIAGMETVKSLQFEPQLGQRYRNLMAQYLGAGFATRQLANTCNVVAGGLEQLMSTSILLVGAWIVISTQELTIGMLVAFQMFAARVSQPMLRMVGLWQQWQQMRIAVARLGDIMNAPSEPYSLKPRRAASQAPGCIEVEELAFRHDEHLPYLYQDFSFSLRPGELTVLTGPSGSGKSTFAALLQGFHVPTRGRIRIDGVDTGHLSANELRTSFGVVPQDTVLFSGTLSDNLKLANPGASFEQMVAACQMAEIHHTIESLPCGYETEIGERGAGLSGGQRQRLAIARALLKGPKVLIFDEATSSVDTATAEQIGRTISSLRGRVSMLFIAHRLPRSLQVDQVVRIGDKLSVVAAELSGMGARP; translated from the coding sequence ATGCGCACCGGAGCTGGTTTGATCCAACGGCTCGTCGCCGTAGTCATCGAACGTCTGCCGCACGGAAGCACACCGCGCGCGGCGCGGCTCGCTTTGCCTGGCAGCCTTTCTCTCGAAGATACCAGCTGGCTGCTGTCGTCGTTCTGTCTGCTTCATCGCATTGCATTCCACCCGGCGTTGTTCGCGCAACGCTATCCGCCGCCTGTCTCGCGCACGATGATCCAGGGTGCGGCTGCGGAGTTGGGGCTCGAATGCGAATTCCGTTCCTGTGGCCTCGAAACCGCACTGGCGTGGAAGTTGCCGCTGGCGGTTTGGCTGCACCCGGCAGAGGCTGGCGATGCCGCCGCTCCTGGGCTCGCCCTGCTGCTCAACGCCGACGAGAATCGGGTGGCGCTGCTGGAGCGCGGTGTCGAGGCTCCGGCAACGGTGCAGATACGCGAGCTGCGGCAACGCTACCTCGGCGCCGCATGCGCTTGCTGGCCGCACTTGAAGGATGTAATCGACCCCGACGGGATCGGGCGCAATGATTCGCGATTCGGACTGCGCTGGTTCGTGCCGGAGTTGCTCAGGCACAAGCGCGTATGGCGTGATGTGCTGGCCGGCTCGCTTGCGCTGCAGCTGATGGGGCTGACACTGCCGCTGTTCACCCAGGTGATCATCGACAAGGTGGTGGTGCATCGCACCCAAAGCACGCTGATTGCGCTGGGCATTGCCATGGCGGTGTTTCTGCTGTTCAACGGCTTGCTGTCCTGGGTGCGTCAGTACCTGATTCTCCACACCGGCCAGCGCATCGATGCAGTGCTCGCGGCGACGGTGTTCGACAAACTGTTCCGGCTCCCGCTCCGTTATTTCCGGCATCGCCCCACCGGGGTCATTTCGGCCCGGCTGCAGGGCATTGAAACCGTTCGCGAATTCATCACTTCGGCGGGCGTGAGCGTAGCCCTCGATCTGCCGTTCCTGCTGATCTTCGTTGGCATCATGTTCTGGTACAGCGTGCCGCTCACCCTGCTGGTGCTGGCGATCGTGTCGCTGGTCAGCGTGTTGAACCTGCTGGTCGCGCCCTTGTTTCACGAGCGCCTGAACCGGCAGTTCCGCTGCGGGGCCGCGAACCAGGCCTTTCTGACCGAATACATTGCCGGCATGGAGACCGTCAAATCGCTGCAGTTCGAGCCGCAGCTCGGACAGCGTTACCGCAACCTCATGGCGCAATACCTCGGCGCGGGGTTTGCCACCCGGCAGCTGGCCAATACCTGCAACGTTGTCGCCGGTGGACTCGAACAGCTGATGAGTACGTCGATCCTGCTGGTCGGTGCCTGGATCGTCATCAGCACCCAGGAACTGACGATCGGCATGCTGGTGGCATTCCAGATGTTTGCCGCCCGCGTCAGCCAACCGATGCTGCGGATGGTCGGGCTGTGGCAGCAGTGGCAGCAAATGCGCATCGCGGTGGCACGGCTCGGCGACATCATGAATGCGCCGAGCGAGCCCTACAGCCTGAAGCCGCGGCGTGCGGCAAGCCAGGCGCCGGGCTGCATCGAGGTGGAAGAGCTGGCCTTTCGCCACGACGAGCATCTGCCCTACCTGTATCAGGACTTCAGTTTTTCACTGCGCCCCGGCGAATTGACCGTGCTGACCGGACCCTCGGGATCGGGAAAATCGACCTTTGCCGCACTGCTGCAGGGTTTCCACGTGCCAACCCGGGGTCGCATCCGCATCGATGGCGTCGATACCGGACACCTGTCGGCCAATGAACTGCGAACCAGTTTTGGCGTGGTGCCGCAGGATACCGTGCTGTTTTCGGGCACGCTGTCCGACAATCTCAAGCTTGCCAATCCCGGCGCCTCGTTCGAACAGATGGTGGCGGCCTGCCAGATGGCGGAGATCCACCACACGATCGAGTCCCTGCCGTGCGGCTACGAAACCGAAATCGGCGAGCGCGGGGCGGGATTATCCGGCGGGCAGCGGCAACGGCTTGCGATTGCGCGGGCGCTGCTGAAGGGGCCGAAAGTGCTGATCTTCGATGAGGCGACCTCGAGCGTCGATACGGCCACCGCCGAGCAGATCGGCCGCACGATCAGCAGCCTCCGTGGGCGAGTCAGCATGCTGTTCATCGCTCATCGCCTGCCGCGAAGCCTGCAGGTCGACCAGGTCGTGCGTATCGGCGACAAGCTCAGCGTCGTGGCCGCCGAACTGTCGGGTATGGGGGCGAGGCCATGA
- a CDS encoding molybdopterin-dependent oxidoreductase — MTLTRRSFIRTGGSALALSLVQLKWKGGVQRAHAANFDFPPVSYTGFEDVYRGQWKWDSVAKGTHFVNCWYQRGCNWNVYVKDGVVWREEQAGMYEPIDPKIPDYNPRGCQKGACYSERMYDESRLRHPLKRVGERGAGQWQRVSWDEALTDIADKTIDVMISSDGPGSIVWDQGTAQTNGGAGLAMMRTSLVLDTPVLDVNTEIGDHRPGVAVTLGKMVFCSSSDDVFHSDLILIWGGNPIYTQIPNAHFMLEARYNGARIITIAPDYSASSIHADQWVPVKVATDAALALSMAHVMIEEDLCNRKFIQEQTDLPLLVRIDNGRFLRESDLGEGGADDRFYIHDLGGKGVVLAPQTTLALDGLDPALEGEFEVQTTNGTLIVTPVFARLRAHLQQYTPEQAMTICGTDPDTIRGLARDLAKARAATCISQSNFSKYYHGIEMERAQLLCFALAGQMGRKGAGYMGFPYMSVDGVAPLSQATGQRSPTLALAALGLSMAPAMLKYKWNHYTPEMILHDLGRKHYRKGGSPASLLWLYHQGGMEDTYGRTEKWDPAMKRPLDSYMKESIAKGWQMQPSDRPRIFFEAGGNVLRRFRAFDKVAERLLPTLDLMVTIDWRMSNTALHSDYVLPAAAWYEKDDITWATPLSPFSQVITRAAEPIAEAKPDWEIHCLLLKTIQKRAAERGLTHFKDRHGEERTFDVYDEFTFGGRYTENNVDEFLDLILSVSTNVGGVNWEQLKKKGFQRFTSLPENDYMTVGNATDVSETDTITAGLWHTEKKMPWPTMTRRMQFCIDHPFYEELGEVLPVHKDQPAIGGDYPLHMTGGHTRWSIHSSWRDQRHMQQLNRGQPLIFVSVEDAAARGIEDGDQVRLFNDVSSTELMAKITPAHRPGQVTVYHAWEPFMSKGSTSYTSVTPNPINPLQLAGGYFHIQARDAEFTPGSTDRATRVEIEKIHPQAG, encoded by the coding sequence ATGACGCTGACCCGACGCAGTTTCATCCGGACCGGTGGCAGCGCCCTGGCGCTGTCGCTGGTGCAACTGAAGTGGAAGGGAGGCGTGCAGCGCGCGCACGCCGCAAACTTCGATTTTCCGCCCGTGAGTTACACCGGTTTCGAGGACGTCTACCGCGGCCAGTGGAAGTGGGACAGCGTCGCCAAGGGCACGCACTTCGTCAATTGCTGGTACCAGCGCGGCTGCAACTGGAACGTCTACGTCAAGGACGGCGTGGTCTGGCGCGAGGAGCAGGCCGGCATGTACGAGCCGATCGACCCGAAGATTCCCGACTACAACCCCCGCGGCTGCCAGAAGGGCGCGTGCTACTCGGAACGCATGTACGACGAATCCCGCCTGCGCCATCCGCTGAAGCGGGTCGGTGAACGCGGCGCCGGACAGTGGCAGCGGGTGAGCTGGGACGAGGCACTCACCGACATCGCCGACAAGACAATCGATGTGATGATCAGCAGCGACGGTCCCGGCTCCATCGTCTGGGACCAGGGCACGGCCCAGACCAACGGCGGCGCCGGGCTGGCGATGATGCGCACCTCGCTGGTGCTGGACACGCCGGTACTGGACGTGAACACCGAGATCGGCGATCACCGTCCCGGTGTCGCCGTGACCCTGGGCAAGATGGTGTTCTGCAGTTCCTCGGATGATGTGTTTCACTCCGACCTGATCCTGATCTGGGGCGGCAACCCGATCTACACGCAGATTCCGAATGCGCATTTCATGCTCGAGGCCCGCTACAACGGCGCCAGGATCATCACCATCGCCCCCGACTACTCCGCCTCATCCATCCACGCCGACCAGTGGGTGCCGGTGAAAGTGGCGACCGATGCGGCGTTGGCGTTGTCGATGGCGCACGTGATGATCGAAGAGGACCTGTGCAACCGCAAGTTCATCCAGGAGCAGACCGATTTGCCGCTGCTGGTACGCATCGACAACGGCCGCTTCCTGCGCGAGTCCGACCTCGGCGAAGGCGGTGCCGATGACCGGTTCTACATCCATGATCTCGGCGGCAAGGGCGTGGTGCTGGCACCCCAGACCACGCTGGCGCTGGACGGGCTGGATCCGGCTCTCGAAGGCGAGTTCGAGGTGCAGACCACGAACGGCACGCTGATCGTCACCCCGGTATTTGCGCGTTTGCGCGCCCATTTGCAGCAATACACGCCGGAACAGGCGATGACGATCTGCGGCACCGACCCGGACACCATCCGCGGCCTGGCGCGCGATCTCGCGAAGGCCCGCGCCGCCACCTGTATCAGCCAGTCCAACTTCTCGAAGTACTACCACGGCATCGAGATGGAACGTGCGCAACTCCTGTGCTTCGCCCTCGCCGGGCAGATGGGGCGCAAGGGTGCAGGCTACATGGGCTTCCCCTATATGTCGGTCGACGGCGTCGCACCACTGTCGCAGGCGACCGGTCAGCGATCGCCCACACTGGCACTGGCGGCGCTCGGCCTGTCGATGGCTCCGGCAATGCTGAAGTACAAGTGGAACCACTACACGCCCGAAATGATCCTGCATGACCTGGGCCGGAAACACTACCGCAAGGGCGGAAGCCCCGCCAGCCTGCTCTGGCTCTACCACCAGGGCGGCATGGAAGACACCTACGGCCGGACGGAAAAGTGGGATCCGGCCATGAAGCGCCCGCTCGATTCCTACATGAAGGAATCGATCGCCAAGGGCTGGCAGATGCAACCCTCGGACCGGCCGCGGATCTTCTTCGAGGCGGGTGGTAACGTGCTGCGACGATTCCGCGCCTTCGACAAGGTGGCGGAGCGTCTGCTCCCGACGCTCGATCTGATGGTCACGATCGACTGGCGCATGAGCAACACGGCGCTCCACAGCGACTATGTGCTCCCGGCTGCCGCCTGGTACGAAAAGGACGACATCACCTGGGCCACTCCCCTGTCACCGTTTTCCCAGGTGATCACGCGGGCGGCGGAACCGATCGCCGAAGCAAAGCCGGACTGGGAAATCCACTGTCTGCTGCTGAAGACCATCCAGAAGCGCGCCGCGGAACGCGGGCTGACGCATTTCAAGGATCGCCATGGCGAGGAGCGCACTTTCGATGTCTATGACGAGTTCACGTTTGGCGGCCGCTACACCGAGAACAACGTCGACGAGTTCCTCGACCTGATCCTCTCGGTATCCACCAATGTCGGCGGTGTGAACTGGGAGCAGTTGAAGAAAAAGGGCTTCCAGCGCTTCACGTCGCTGCCCGAGAACGACTACATGACCGTTGGCAATGCCACCGACGTCAGCGAGACCGACACCATCACCGCCGGTCTCTGGCACACGGAAAAGAAGATGCCGTGGCCGACCATGACACGGCGCATGCAGTTCTGCATCGATCACCCCTTCTACGAGGAGTTGGGCGAGGTACTGCCGGTGCACAAGGACCAGCCCGCCATCGGTGGCGACTACCCGCTGCACATGACCGGCGGCCACACCCGCTGGTCCATCCATTCCTCCTGGCGCGACCAGCGCCATATGCAGCAATTGAACCGGGGCCAGCCGCTGATCTTCGTCAGTGTCGAGGACGCGGCGGCACGGGGCATCGAGGATGGTGACCAGGTGCGCCTGTTCAACGACGTCAGCTCCACGGAGTTGATGGCCAAGATCACGCCGGCGCACCGGCCAGGCCAGGTGACCGTCTACCACGCATGGGAGCCTTTCATGTCCAAGGGAAGCACCTCCTACACCTCGGTGACGCCGAACCCGATCAACCCGCTGCAGCTCGCGGGCGGATATTTCCATATCCAGGCACGCGATGCCGAATTCACCCCGGGTTCCACCGACCGGGCGACCCGGGTGGAGATCGAGAAGATTCACCCGCAAGCCGGTTGA
- a CDS encoding HlyD family type I secretion periplasmic adaptor subunit, with product MKRLLSRQAPNADAQSLATPRVRSALFEIAFRPSAQAARWMLWGISVWFALLALWAIVAKLDIVAVAPGRLVPQSYLKIVQPAVSGIVRELLVREGDEVQAGQVLLRLDATETKADQAAIERELAIQKMQLRRIDAELQHQPLRQQSDDDAELLAQALAQYRAHRQTYLHARTQQRAALERSDRELAAAREMVRKLELTLPSYERSAQAYESLATRNLVGALQAEEVRRGAIENRQNLQAARATVAGLESAVSESGHRLALLASEYQSELQGERVQTISRIGQLEQQRIKVNYQQRNLELRAPQAGRVKELATTTLGAVVQPGTVLVSLVPRHEPLLAEVMIENQDIGFVRPGHAVRLKLATYPFQRYGMLDGVVKTVIADSQPRATAEPGVDLRGKTESGVASTMSFKATIELADQALTANGVRLPLAAGMQLSAEIIEGRRTVLEYLLSPLRRVISEAGMER from the coding sequence ATGAAGCGGCTGTTATCCAGGCAGGCGCCAAACGCCGACGCGCAATCTCTCGCGACTCCCCGGGTTCGCAGCGCACTGTTCGAGATTGCCTTTCGTCCGTCTGCCCAGGCGGCGCGCTGGATGCTGTGGGGAATTTCCGTGTGGTTTGCGTTGCTGGCGCTGTGGGCCATCGTGGCAAAGCTCGATATCGTGGCGGTTGCGCCGGGGCGGCTGGTACCGCAGAGCTACCTCAAGATCGTGCAGCCGGCCGTATCCGGAATCGTGCGCGAACTCCTGGTCAGGGAGGGTGATGAAGTCCAGGCGGGACAGGTCCTGCTGCGGCTCGACGCCACTGAAACCAAAGCCGATCAGGCAGCCATCGAACGCGAACTCGCGATCCAGAAAATGCAGTTGCGTCGCATCGATGCCGAATTGCAGCATCAGCCGCTGCGCCAGCAGAGCGACGACGATGCGGAGCTGCTTGCCCAGGCCCTTGCCCAGTATCGCGCCCACCGCCAGACCTATCTGCACGCGCGCACGCAACAACGGGCGGCGCTGGAGCGCTCGGACAGGGAGCTGGCTGCGGCGCGCGAAATGGTGCGCAAGCTGGAACTGACCCTGCCGAGCTATGAGCGCTCGGCGCAGGCCTATGAAAGCCTGGCCACCCGCAATCTGGTCGGTGCGTTGCAGGCGGAGGAGGTACGCCGCGGCGCGATCGAGAACCGGCAGAACCTGCAAGCCGCGCGCGCAACGGTTGCGGGCCTGGAGTCGGCGGTGAGTGAATCCGGGCATCGGCTTGCCCTGCTCGCCAGCGAGTACCAGAGCGAGCTGCAAGGAGAACGTGTGCAGACGATCAGCAGGATCGGCCAACTCGAGCAGCAGCGGATCAAGGTGAATTACCAGCAGCGCAACCTCGAGCTCAGGGCGCCGCAGGCGGGCAGGGTCAAGGAGCTTGCAACCACTACGCTCGGCGCCGTCGTGCAGCCCGGCACCGTGCTGGTCAGTCTCGTTCCCCGGCATGAACCGCTGCTCGCCGAGGTCATGATCGAGAACCAGGATATCGGCTTTGTGCGGCCCGGGCACGCGGTGCGCCTGAAGCTCGCGACCTATCCGTTCCAGCGCTACGGCATGCTCGATGGCGTGGTCAAGACCGTGATTGCCGATTCGCAGCCGCGCGCCACCGCGGAGCCGGGTGTGGACCTGAGAGGGAAAACCGAAAGCGGCGTGGCATCGACCATGAGCTTCAAGGCCACGATCGAACTCGCCGACCAGGCGCTGACTGCAAACGGCGTGCGCCTGCCGCTCGCCGCGGGCATGCAACTGAGTGCCGAGATCATCGAGGGCAGGCGTACGGTGCTGGAGTATCTGCTGTCGCCGCTGCGGCGGGTGATCAGCGAGGCAGGGATGGAGAGATGA
- a CDS encoding long-chain fatty aldehyde decarbonylase: MSNFLSAYSIQSWLESCPQGYLMNTEYGHEPGEKEPDFNLHNDVMREDALRTTTQLVLGERCALAASSGLINCAPDYESKHFLATQTLDEARHVEIFTQRMYDLGVKKEDLESTLNHYGNPNLVKFAAVLLEKVDKKDFVAGVVGQNIVLEGMAFSVFEMLKAVNENSNKKFAHILAGTIADERRHVGFGENRIGSLITRYPERKPEIEQMQKDMTYHMLATFADVFSDNEKSYEEARKVTAADTNEEGVIWHGANLSVLEPKDMEKVLADTVLKEFKTRLGRIGLDYQSPAKPMAA, from the coding sequence ATGAGCAATTTCCTGAGCGCCTACTCAATTCAAAGCTGGCTTGAAAGCTGCCCGCAGGGATACCTGATGAACACCGAGTACGGTCATGAACCCGGCGAAAAAGAACCCGATTTCAATCTCCACAACGATGTGATGCGCGAGGACGCCCTGCGCACCACCACACAACTGGTACTGGGAGAGCGTTGCGCCCTGGCCGCCTCATCCGGATTGATCAACTGCGCGCCCGATTATGAGAGCAAGCACTTTCTCGCTACCCAGACCCTCGATGAAGCCCGGCATGTGGAAATTTTCACCCAGCGCATGTACGACCTGGGCGTGAAAAAAGAGGATTTGGAAAGTACCCTCAACCACTATGGCAACCCGAACCTGGTGAAGTTTGCCGCGGTGCTTCTGGAAAAAGTGGACAAGAAGGATTTTGTCGCCGGTGTTGTTGGCCAGAATATCGTGCTCGAGGGAATGGCATTCTCGGTATTTGAAATGCTCAAGGCCGTCAACGAGAACAGCAACAAGAAGTTCGCCCATATCCTGGCGGGCACAATTGCCGACGAACGCAGGCATGTGGGTTTTGGTGAAAACAGGATCGGATCACTGATTACCCGGTACCCCGAACGCAAGCCCGAAATAGAGCAGATGCAGAAAGACATGACTTACCACATGCTTGCAACCTTTGCAGACGTCTTCAGTGACAACGAGAAGAGCTACGAGGAAGCCAGGAAAGTAACAGCCGCCGATACCAATGAGGAGGGTGTTATCTGGCACGGTGCCAACCTGTCGGTACTCGAACCAAAAGACATGGAAAAGGTTCTCGCCGATACCGTGCTCAAGGAGTTCAAGACCCGGCTGGGGCGAATCGGACTGGACTATCAGTCCCCGGCCAAACCCATGGCGGCATAG
- a CDS encoding sulfurtransferase — protein sequence MQSEQQDFGVPPTPQLHSGAMHGPTPTSIPGGQVISTQELMALVQGKQTPHFLFDVLGGQESLPGALPAVPASQAGSFNDQTQQQFGAFLQQTTQGRTDTPLVFYCLSNQCWMSYNAALRAINMGYTKVLWYRGGIEAWKAAGMQAVAN from the coding sequence ATGCAGAGTGAGCAGCAGGATTTTGGCGTGCCGCCCACACCGCAACTGCACAGCGGTGCGATGCATGGTCCGACACCCACCAGCATTCCCGGCGGACAGGTGATCAGCACGCAGGAATTGATGGCTCTCGTGCAGGGCAAACAGACGCCTCACTTCCTGTTCGATGTGCTCGGGGGGCAGGAATCCCTGCCCGGAGCGCTTCCCGCGGTTCCGGCCTCGCAAGCGGGCAGCTTCAATGATCAGACCCAGCAGCAGTTCGGCGCTTTCCTGCAACAGACCACGCAGGGCCGAACCGATACGCCACTGGTCTTCTACTGCCTCTCCAACCAATGCTGGATGTCGTACAACGCGGCCCTGCGCGCGATCAACATGGGCTACACCAAGGTGCTCTGGTATCGCGGTGGTATCGAGGCATGGAAGGCTGCGGGGATGCAGGCAGTGGCGAATTGA